Below is a genomic region from Microbulbifer sp. ALW1.
CACTCGCTTTCCCAGGGGCGGGTGCACGGCCTGGTGTTCGATACCGCGGTGTTTACCAACTTGACCCGGGACCACCTGGACTACCACGGCAACATGGCGGCCTACGGCGCGGCCAAAGAAAAGCTGTTCGGCCTGCCAAAACTGAAGCGTGGCGTGATCAATATCGATGATCCCTTTGGCGCGCAGATGGTCGAGCGCTGCAAGTTACGTGGGTTGAAACTGTTGACCTACGGCCTCCAGGCCGGTGATCTGCAGGTGCGCAACCTCAAGCGATTGGACAGCGGATTCTCCGTGGACCTGATCACCCCCTGGGGTGAAGGTGAGTTGCGGGCGCCGTTGATCGGGGATTTCAATATTCACAATGCGCTGGCAGTGGTTGCTGCTGCGGGCGCTGCGGGTATGCCACTGGCAGATATTCTGGCGGCCTTCCCGCATATCCAGCCGGTGCCTGGACGTATGGAGCGGGTTTCCGTCGCGGCCGGTACAAATGTAGCGGCAGAAGATATCAGTGTGCTGGTGGATTACGCCCATACCCCGGACGCATTGCGCGCGGCGCTGGAAGCGGCGAGACCCTATTGCCGCGGCAAGCTCTGGTGTGTGTTTGGCTGCGGCGGCGACCGCGACTCAGGCAAGCGTGCACCCATGGGGCGCATTGCCGCCGAGCTGGCCGATTACGCCATCGTTACCAGTGACAATCCCCGCGGCGAAGATCCGCAGGTGATTGTGCGGGATATTCTTGAAGGTATTGATCTTGAAGGTATTGATGGCGGTGCCGACGGGCAGCGCTGCGTGGTGAAGGTTGATCGCGCCGATGCGATCCGTTACGCCATCACCCAGGCGGCCGCGGGCGATACCGTGTTGATCGCCGGAAAGGGACACGAAGATTACCAGTTGATCGCGGGTGAGAAGTTGCACTTCTGCGATCGGGAGCAGGCATCCCAGGCGCTGGCACTGCGCGCTACCGGGAATCTGGAGGGCAGCACCCAATGATCGCCCCCATTTCCCTGCAGCAGTTGCAACAGCGCTTCGGTGGTGAGCTGATCAACGGTTCCGTTGAATTCGATACTGTCTGCACCGACACCCGTAAGCTGGACGCCGAGGCGCTGTTTGTTGCGCTGCGTGGAGAGAACTTTGATGCCCACGAGTTTCTTGCAGAAGTAGACGGCAAGGTGCTGGGGGTAGTGACTGAAAAAGAGGTTCCGGGATCGACAATACCTCAGTGGTTGGTGTCTGACACCACCGTTGCTCTGGGGCAGATCGGCCGTCTCTGCCGCGATCAGTTCACCGGCCCGGTGATCGGGATTACCGGTTCCTGTGGCAAAACCACCGTAAAGGAAATGCTTGCCGGCATTTTTGCGCAGCGCCACAAGGTCTGTGTTACCCGCGGCAATCTGAACAATCACTTCGGTGTGCCCATGACCCTGTTTTCCCTGGCACCCGAGCACGAGGTACTGATCGTGGAGATGGGGGCCAGTGGGCCCGATGAAATTGGTTACCTGTGCACTATTGCCGAGCCGGGTATCACCGCGGTCAACAATGTCATGCCAGCGCATGTGGAAGGGTTCGGTTCCGTCGATGGCATTGCCACTGCCAAGGGGCAGATATACACCAGTCTGAAGCCCGGTGGTATCGCGGTAGTGAATGCCGATGACAATTACGCGGATTACTGGCGCGGTCAGATGCCGGAAGGCGTGCGCACACTGGAAGTCGGGTTTGGCCACAACTGCGCGATACACCCGGACAATATTGTGCTCGATGCCCGCGGCTGTCCGGCGTTCGACCTGGTGATCGAAGGTGTCTCGCACCCGGTGCAGTTGCAGTTGCTCGGTGAGCACAATGTACACAACGCGCTGGTCGCTGCCGGTTGTGCCTATGCCGCGGGCATCCCCGTTGTGGAAATCGCCTCTGGCTTGAGTGCCCTCGCGGGTGTTGGTGGCCGTATGCAATCGCTGGTTGGCGACAACAATGCGGCGGTGATTGATGACAGCTACAACGCCAATCCGGGTTCTGTTACCGCGGCCATCGAATTGTTGGCACAGCGGGATGGAAAGAAAATCCTGGTACTGGGCGACATGGCCGAGCTTGGCCCGGAAGCGGATAAGGCCCACCGGGAAATGGGACAGCTGGCGCGTGAACGCGGTATCGATCTGCTGTTCACGCTCGGCACCTTGAGTGCAGCGGCAAGTATCGAGTTTGCCGCTGGCCGCCAACATGTACAGAGAAATTTCTCCGATCGCGAGTCCCTGGTTCGGGCGCTGGCAACGGAGCTGGATGAAAACACCACCGTGCTGGTGAAAGGTTCCCGCAGTGCGCGTATGGAACTGGTCGTGCAGGCACTGACCACCGGGAATCAATAAAAGGTTACGACGATGCTGTTATGGCTGGCTGAATATTTACAACAGTTCTGGAAAGGCTTTTCGGTCTTCAATTACCTGACCGTGCGCGCGATTCTGGGCTCCCTGACCGCACTGGGAATCTCCCTGATTGTGGGGCCGCGCATGATTACCTGGCTGAACCGGCTGCAGGTAGGGCAGGCGGTACGCGACGATGGCCCTCAGTCCCACCTGAGTAAATCCGGAACCCCTACCATGGGCGGCACCCTGATTCTCGCGGCCATTTTTTCCGCATCCTTGCTGTGGTCCGACCTCAGCAATCGCTATGTCTGGGTTACTTTGCTGGTGACCTTCGTGTTCGGCGCGGTGGGTTTTGTGGATGACTACAAAAAGGTCGTTGAGAAAAATTCCCGCGGCCTGATTGCCCGCTGGAAATATTTCTGGCAATCGGTGGCGGGGCTCGGTGCAGCAATTTACCTTTTTATGAGCGCGACGACGCCCGCTGAAACCCAGCTGTTTGTACCGTTTTTTAAAGATGTTGCCATCAACCTTGGCCCCATCGCTTTCATTTTATTGACCTATTTCGTTGTGGTCGGCTCCAGCAACGCGGTGAACCTGACGGACGGCCTTGATGGCCTGGCGATCATGCCCTCGGTGATGGTCGGTGGTGCACTGGGAATGATTGCCTACCTCGTGGGGCACGTGGAATTTGCCAGTTACCTGCACATTCCATCTATCCCCGGCGCTGGTGAGTTGGCCGTTTTCTGTGCCGCGTTGGGTGGCGCCGGGCTTGGCTTTTTGTGGTTTAACACCTATCCCGCACAGGTTTTCATGGGCGATGTAGGAGCACTGGCCCTGGGGGCCGCTCTGGGCATTATCGCCGTGATTACCCGGCACGAAATCGTACTGTTCATCATGGGCGGTGTTTTCGTGATGGAAACGGTATCGGTGATCCTGCAGGTGGCCTCGTTCAAGCTGACTGGAAAGCGTATTTTCCGTATGGCTCCGCTGCACCACCATTTTGAGTTGAAGGGGTGGCCGGAGCCTCGGGTGATTGTGCGCTTTTGGATTATTACCGTGGTGCTGGTTCTGGCCGGGCTGGCGACGCTGAAGCTGCGCTAGCAATAACACATGTAAATAACGCATCGAGACTGATAACAAAGCAATGAGCTTGATCGCAACATCAGAGAAAAAAGTGGTTATCGGATTGGGCGCTACCGGGCAATCGGTGGTGCGCTTTCTGCTGCGCCAGGGTTTTTCTCCCATTGTTGTGGACAGTCGCGAAGCGCCAGCGGCATTGGACGGCTTTACCGCTCAGTTTCCCGGAGTACCGGTGGAATGTGGTCCTCTGAATCCTGAAACCTTACTGGCTGCCAGTGAAATTATTGCCAGCCCGGGCATTGGCTTGGCGGAGCCGGCGATTGCCGCAGCGGTAGCCGCAGGTATTCCGGTGGTTGGCGATATCGAACTGTTTGCCCGCGAGCTGGCAAAGTCCAAGCCTGAGCCCCGGGTGATCGCCATCACCGGCTCCAACGGCAAGAGTACCGTTACAACCCTGCTGGGGTTGATGGTGGAAGCGGCCGGTATCCGTGGAAAAGTGGGTGGCAATATCGGTGTGCCGGTACTGGACCTGCTGGAACAGCCACTGCCGGAAATATTTGTACTGGAATTGTCCAGCTTCCAACTGGAAACCACTTATTCGCTGGCTCCAGAAGTGGCGACGATTCTGAATATCAGCGCGGATCACATGGACCGCTATCCCACATTGGCGGCTTATCATCACGCCAAGCAGCGGGTATATCGCAATGCCCGGCAGCTGGTGATCAACCGCGCTGATCCGCTGACTCGTGGTCCCCTGTCGCGAGACAGTCGCGAATGGAGCTTCGGGCTCGAGCGCCCCGACTTACAGCAGTTTGGCGTAATCAACGATGGCCAGCAGCTGTGGCTGGCTCAGGGCACCGAAAAACTGATGCCGGCAGCAGATATGGCCATGGTGGGAAGTCACAACGTGGCCAACGCTCTGGCGGCACTGGCGTTGGGTAATGCCGTAGGGCTGCCGATGGCGGCAATGTTGCAGGTGTTGCGCAGCTTCAGTGGCCTCAGTCATCGCTGTGAGCGTGTTGCCGACCATGCGGGTATCACATTTGTAAATGACTCCAAGGGCACCAATGTGGGTGCAACGCGTGCTGCCCTGGACGGGCTTGCGGACGGTCAGCGCAAAATTGTCCTGATCGCCGGTGGCGACGGCAAGGGTGCGGATTTTTCTCCGCTAGCGGACGCGGCTGCTGCACTGCGTGGCCTGGTTACCATCGGAGTGGATGGGCCGAAAATTGCTTCGGCACTGGCCGCGCGTACTGAGCAGCAGGCAGCTTTGGATATGGACGAGGCGGTGGCCAAGGCCGCGTCTCTGGCCCAAGAAGGCGACTTTGTGTTGCTGTCTCCAGCCTGTGCCAGCTTTGATATGTACCGCAACTTTGAGGCCCGGGGTGATGCGTTTCGCCGCGCCGTCAATCTGTGGGTTGCGTCTTCCCCGGCACCGGGTGCTGGAGGTGGCGAGTGAGCAAGCTGGATCTTAAAGCTGCGGCCAACGAGCAGGCCGACGAGTTTGCCTGGGTCCTGCCATTTTGTGTGCTGGCGCTGGCCAGTATCGGCGTGGTGATGGTGGCCTCGGCATCCATCGCTTTCGCCACGGACGTGTACAACGATCCCTGGTATTTCCTGAAGCGCCATCTGGTGTTTCTTGCTGCCGGTGCCCTGGGTGCTCTGGTGGTTAGCAGAATCTCGTTGCAAACCTGGTCCAGTCTGTCGTGGACCCTGCTCATGTTTGCCTGTGGCATGTTGCTCGCAGTGCTGGTTCCCGGTATCGGGCGCGAAGTGAACGGCAGTAGCCGGTGGATCGCATTGGGGCCGATTACCGTACAGCCGGCAGAAATCGCCAAGTTCTGCTGTCTGATTTTTTTCGCCAGCTTCCTGACTCGCCGCCATGAAAAATTGCGGCACTGGACCAGCTTTATGGTGCCGATTTCTGTGCTGGGAATAGTGGCCCTGCTGTTGCTGCTGGAGCCGGATTTTGGCTCGGTAGTGGTGATCTCTGGCACGGCGCTGGCGATGGTGTTTCTCGCCGGTGCGCGTTTGCCGCACACCTTTTTACTGGTGGCCCTGGCCGCCTGTGGCTTGGGACTGATGGCACTGGTAAGCCCCTACCGGCTGCAGCGCTTGACGACTTTCCTTGATCCCTGGGGAGAGCAGTTTGCTGGTGGCTATCAGCTGACCCAGTCACTGATTGCCTTCGGGCGTGGCGAATGGTTCGGTGTCGGTCTGGGCAATAGCGTGCAAAAACTGTTTTACCTGCCGGAAGCACACACCGATTTTGTGTTTGCAATCCTCGCTGAGGAGTGGGGCATGGTCGGCGGCCTAGTCGTCATCGGGCTCTATGCCGCCTTGACCTGGTCGCTACTGCGACTGGTGCGCAAAGCCCTGGCAAAGCAGGCCTTTTTTGCAGCCCTGCTGACGTTCGGCATTGCTGTACTGCTGGCCGGACAGGCATTCGTCAATATGGGCGTAGCCTCGGGGCTGTTGCCCACCAAGGGCCTGACACTGCCATTTGTCAGTTCCGGAGGCTCCAGCCTGGTAGTGTGCTTTGCGCTGTTTGCGCTGGCATGGCGTGCACAGAAAGAAGTGAATAGTGATACAGAAGAGGCCGCGAGTGGTATCGGCAAAATTAGCCAGCTGCCTATTTTCAACCCGCTGCAGCTGGGCGACAGAAAAACCGAGGAGGCGGCATGATGACTGAATCATCAAGCGTGACCGCGCCTTTCGCCGGTAAAAAATTTCTGGTTATGGCTGGCGGCACCGGCGGACACGTATTCCCGGCGCTGGCGGTTGCCAAAGCGCTGCAGGAACAGGGGGCATCGGTAGAGTGGCTGGGTACCCAGCGTGGTATCGAATCCCAGCTGATTCCCGCTGTGAATATTCCACTGCACTGTATTCGTGTGGAAGGTGTGCGGGGTAAAGGTGTCACCACTTTGCTGAAGGCTCCTTTCCAAATCGCCAAGGCGATTTGGCAGGCGCGAAGCGTAGTAAAGGTTGTGAGTCCAGATGCGGTTCTGGGATTTGGAGGTTTCGCCACTGGCCCAGGCGGTGTTGCCGCGCGGCTTGGCGGCGTGCCGCTGATTATTCATGAACAGAATGCGGTGGCCGGCACCACCAATCGCCTGCTGGCGAAAATTGCCAGTCGCGTATTGGAGGCATTTCCCAGCGGTTTGCCGGCGGCTCTGGAGGTGGGTAATCCGGTGCGCACCGAAATTTCCGCGCTGCCCGCCCCGTCGGAGCGTGTAGGCAAGCATCAGCCACTGCGCCTGCTGGTTCTTGGCGGTAGCCTCGGTGCGGTCGCCATCAATGAGCTGGTGCCGCAGGCACTGGCGAAAATGGATGCGAGCAAGCGTCCACAGGTTATACACCAGGCTGGCCAGCGCCACCTGGATGTGGCCAAAGAAGCCTATGAAAATGCCGGCGTCGAGGCGGAGGTTGTGCCTTTTATTGCGGATATGGCGGCGGCGTACGGACAGGCAGATCTGGTGATTTGTCGTTCGGGCGCACTCACGGTATCTGAGATTGCCGCCGCGGGGCTCGGAGCCATTATGGTGCCCTTTCCGTTTGCCATCGATGACCACCAGACCAAAAACGGTGAGTGGTTGGCGCAGGCCGGGGCCGCAAAAGTCATCCAGCAGGACGCGCTGGATCCAGACCAATTGGCCGCAATGCTGGAATCACTGTTTGCCGACCCGGATAAATTACTGGCAATGGCAGAAGCCGCGCGTCGCGTAGCCAAGCCGGATGCAACCGATCGCGTGTTGGCCGTATGTCGCGAAGAGATGGGGTGTTGATATGTCTCGCGAGACAAAACTGAATGCCAGTGCAGGAACAGCTATGAGTAACAAAGGCGAAAGCCACTACCAGGTACCGGCCATGCGCCGCATCCGCCGCATTCACTTTATTGGCGTGGGCGGAGCCGGCATGAGCGGTATCGCAGAGGTGCTGCAGAACCAGGGCTACGAAGTGTCCGGTTCAGATCTGCGCGAAAGCAAGGTCACCGAGCGCCTGCGCAGCCTGGGTATCAAAGTGCAGATTGGACACAGCGCCGAGAATGTCAGCGATGTGGATGTCGTAGTGAATTCCTCGGCCATCTACGGAGATAACCCGGAGCTGATTGCCGCGCGGGACAACC
It encodes:
- a CDS encoding UDP-N-acetylmuramoyl-L-alanyl-D-glutamate--2,6-diaminopimelate ligase, whose amino-acid sequence is MTQRNELKARNASLVTLVPGYAGIPAIDVTGVALDSRQVKPGDVFMALRGTQVDGREYIDMAIAKGAAVVLADGEVLGSEERNGVQVVTVPGLAARVGEIAARFYGHPSESMYLVGVTGTNGKSTCAYLTSQLLAQHFGRAAVMGTIGNGVWKDGAITLVETGLTTPDPVRLQADYAEFVAEGAKAAAMEVSSHSLSQGRVHGLVFDTAVFTNLTRDHLDYHGNMAAYGAAKEKLFGLPKLKRGVINIDDPFGAQMVERCKLRGLKLLTYGLQAGDLQVRNLKRLDSGFSVDLITPWGEGELRAPLIGDFNIHNALAVVAAAGAAGMPLADILAAFPHIQPVPGRMERVSVAAGTNVAAEDISVLVDYAHTPDALRAALEAARPYCRGKLWCVFGCGGDRDSGKRAPMGRIAAELADYAIVTSDNPRGEDPQVIVRDILEGIDLEGIDGGADGQRCVVKVDRADAIRYAITQAAAGDTVLIAGKGHEDYQLIAGEKLHFCDREQASQALALRATGNLEGSTQ
- the murF gene encoding UDP-N-acetylmuramoyl-tripeptide--D-alanyl-D-alanine ligase, whose protein sequence is MIAPISLQQLQQRFGGELINGSVEFDTVCTDTRKLDAEALFVALRGENFDAHEFLAEVDGKVLGVVTEKEVPGSTIPQWLVSDTTVALGQIGRLCRDQFTGPVIGITGSCGKTTVKEMLAGIFAQRHKVCVTRGNLNNHFGVPMTLFSLAPEHEVLIVEMGASGPDEIGYLCTIAEPGITAVNNVMPAHVEGFGSVDGIATAKGQIYTSLKPGGIAVVNADDNYADYWRGQMPEGVRTLEVGFGHNCAIHPDNIVLDARGCPAFDLVIEGVSHPVQLQLLGEHNVHNALVAAGCAYAAGIPVVEIASGLSALAGVGGRMQSLVGDNNAAVIDDSYNANPGSVTAAIELLAQRDGKKILVLGDMAELGPEADKAHREMGQLARERGIDLLFTLGTLSAAASIEFAAGRQHVQRNFSDRESLVRALATELDENTTVLVKGSRSARMELVVQALTTGNQ
- the mraY gene encoding phospho-N-acetylmuramoyl-pentapeptide-transferase; the encoded protein is MLLWLAEYLQQFWKGFSVFNYLTVRAILGSLTALGISLIVGPRMITWLNRLQVGQAVRDDGPQSHLSKSGTPTMGGTLILAAIFSASLLWSDLSNRYVWVTLLVTFVFGAVGFVDDYKKVVEKNSRGLIARWKYFWQSVAGLGAAIYLFMSATTPAETQLFVPFFKDVAINLGPIAFILLTYFVVVGSSNAVNLTDGLDGLAIMPSVMVGGALGMIAYLVGHVEFASYLHIPSIPGAGELAVFCAALGGAGLGFLWFNTYPAQVFMGDVGALALGAALGIIAVITRHEIVLFIMGGVFVMETVSVILQVASFKLTGKRIFRMAPLHHHFELKGWPEPRVIVRFWIITVVLVLAGLATLKLR
- the murD gene encoding UDP-N-acetylmuramoyl-L-alanine--D-glutamate ligase; this translates as MSLIATSEKKVVIGLGATGQSVVRFLLRQGFSPIVVDSREAPAALDGFTAQFPGVPVECGPLNPETLLAASEIIASPGIGLAEPAIAAAVAAGIPVVGDIELFARELAKSKPEPRVIAITGSNGKSTVTTLLGLMVEAAGIRGKVGGNIGVPVLDLLEQPLPEIFVLELSSFQLETTYSLAPEVATILNISADHMDRYPTLAAYHHAKQRVYRNARQLVINRADPLTRGPLSRDSREWSFGLERPDLQQFGVINDGQQLWLAQGTEKLMPAADMAMVGSHNVANALAALALGNAVGLPMAAMLQVLRSFSGLSHRCERVADHAGITFVNDSKGTNVGATRAALDGLADGQRKIVLIAGGDGKGADFSPLADAAAALRGLVTIGVDGPKIASALAARTEQQAALDMDEAVAKAASLAQEGDFVLLSPACASFDMYRNFEARGDAFRRAVNLWVASSPAPGAGGGE
- the ftsW gene encoding putative lipid II flippase FtsW — encoded protein: MSKLDLKAAANEQADEFAWVLPFCVLALASIGVVMVASASIAFATDVYNDPWYFLKRHLVFLAAGALGALVVSRISLQTWSSLSWTLLMFACGMLLAVLVPGIGREVNGSSRWIALGPITVQPAEIAKFCCLIFFASFLTRRHEKLRHWTSFMVPISVLGIVALLLLLEPDFGSVVVISGTALAMVFLAGARLPHTFLLVALAACGLGLMALVSPYRLQRLTTFLDPWGEQFAGGYQLTQSLIAFGRGEWFGVGLGNSVQKLFYLPEAHTDFVFAILAEEWGMVGGLVVIGLYAALTWSLLRLVRKALAKQAFFAALLTFGIAVLLAGQAFVNMGVASGLLPTKGLTLPFVSSGGSSLVVCFALFALAWRAQKEVNSDTEEAASGIGKISQLPIFNPLQLGDRKTEEAA
- the murG gene encoding undecaprenyldiphospho-muramoylpentapeptide beta-N-acetylglucosaminyltransferase; the protein is MTESSSVTAPFAGKKFLVMAGGTGGHVFPALAVAKALQEQGASVEWLGTQRGIESQLIPAVNIPLHCIRVEGVRGKGVTTLLKAPFQIAKAIWQARSVVKVVSPDAVLGFGGFATGPGGVAARLGGVPLIIHEQNAVAGTTNRLLAKIASRVLEAFPSGLPAALEVGNPVRTEISALPAPSERVGKHQPLRLLVLGGSLGAVAINELVPQALAKMDASKRPQVIHQAGQRHLDVAKEAYENAGVEAEVVPFIADMAAAYGQADLVICRSGALTVSEIAAAGLGAIMVPFPFAIDDHQTKNGEWLAQAGAAKVIQQDALDPDQLAAMLESLFADPDKLLAMAEAARRVAKPDATDRVLAVCREEMGC